One window from the genome of Dioscorea cayenensis subsp. rotundata cultivar TDr96_F1 chromosome 3, TDr96_F1_v2_PseudoChromosome.rev07_lg8_w22 25.fasta, whole genome shotgun sequence encodes:
- the LOC120257617 gene encoding E3 ubiquitin-protein ligase CIP8-like — MGEVAELSLFPLIDALTESQTLDHDQTLDLTPFDDFPPGFESYEAFHSGSDWFSDELPLARRDSGPVDPDGGAIEGFDSDHESYEEPVFSLSFGHDHSVELEWEQIDARPVVVDDAEVVTRNIDWEVLLAVNDAASSVDDHEDFVYTSEYEVLFGQFEEHAFSLKGPPAAKSVVESLPSVKLSKEDVEKGNTTCAVCKDDISGEEPATRLPCLHHYHGECILTWLGIRNTCPVCRYELPTDDAEYEKLKGRRTGGGGSGAIEEESQARYDFEMLN, encoded by the coding sequence ATGGGCGAGGTTGCCGAGCTCTCCCTCTTCCCTCTCATCGACGCCCTCACCGAGTCTCAAACCCTAGATCACGATCAAACCCTAGATCTCACCCCATTTGATGATTTTCCACCCGGATTCGAGAGCTACGAGGCTTTTCACAGCGGATCCGATTGGTTCTCCGATGAATTACCCCTCGCTCGCCGTGACTCTGGCCCTGTTGATCCCGACGGTGGGGCGATCGAGGGTTTTGATTCCGATCACGAGTCGTACGAGGAGCCggtcttttctctttcttttgggcATGATCACAGCGTGGAGCTTGAATGGGAGCAGATTGATGCGCGGCCGGTTGTGGTTGATGATGCGGAGGTCGTCACCAGGAATATTGATTGGGAGGTGCTTCTGGCTGTGAATGATGCGGCGAGTAGCGTTGATGACCATGAGGATTTCGTCTATACATCTGAGTATGAGGTTCTCTTTGGGCAGTTTGAGGAGCATGCGTTTTCTCTCAAAGGTCCTCCGGCCGCTAAATCGGTTGTAGAGAGCCTTCCTTCCGTGAAGCTCTCCAAGGAGGATGTGGAGAAGGGCAACACCACCTGCGCTGTTTGCAAGGATGATATTTCGGGTGAAGAGCCAGCTACCCGGCTGCCGTGTTTGCACCATTACCATGGTGAGTGCATCCTGACGTGGCTGGGGATCAGAAACACTTGCCCTGTTTGTCGGTACGAGTTGCCCACTGATGACGCGGAGTATGAGAAATTGAAAGGGAGGAGGACGGGAGGAGGTGGTAGTGGTGCTATAGAGGAGGAATCACAGGCAAGGTATGATTTTGAAATGTTAAATTGA